TGCGTCCAGTTGCTCGCGGGGAAGTTGCGGTTGAGGTCGATGTTGTACGCGTTACCACGACGCTTCAGGGCGCGGCCATCCGGGTTCGAGTACGCCACAATATCGATCGTCGTATCGGTGGGAATCGCGCTGGGGTGGGTCCGCAGGTACGCCGCGAACTTCGCCGCGACCGGTCCGCCTTTCTCGGTGCCGTGGATGCCGCCGACGATGAGCAGCCGCTTCGGACCGGTCCCGAATCGCTCCAGGACGATACGGCGCCCGCGGGCCGAGTAGCCGATGGTGTGGGTGGTCGACACCGATGCGGTCGGCGTCGTCTCGGGGGTCCCGGTGACCTCGGTCGCGGGATCGGCGGTCGCCACGACGGGAGTGGCGTGAGCGAGCTGCGGTGCGAGCACGCACGCGAGCGCAAGCGCGAACGCCAGCGCCCTCAACTCGATCCTCGCGTGCCGAACACCACGCATTCCCGATACCCCTTTCGATGTGCCTATCAG
This Coriobacteriia bacterium DNA region includes the following protein-coding sequences:
- a CDS encoding murein peptide amidase A, translating into MRGVRHARIELRALAFALALACVLAPQLAHATPVVATADPATEVTGTPETTPTASVSTTHTIGYSARGRRIVLERFGTGPKRLLIVGGIHGTEKGGPVAAKFAAYLRTHPSAIPTDTTIDIVAYSNPDGRALKRRGNAYNIDLNRNFPASNWTHKHARGTLSHGSRPASARETRVMVALLKDRRYARVMSLHSRGGIIDYNGVGSKALARKVARAAHIRIYRLGKYSGSMGSYVPEKFGITLLTWELSSTKLTTNVRSGLLAWVR